The nucleotide sequence ACCGCTCCTGCAGACGCCGCCCGcccaccaacagcagcaacagcaacaacagccgcTCCTGTGCAGCAGTCCCACGTCGATGCAATCGTCGGGCACCTCCGTGACGGGCAGTTCGATAGCTTCCGGCACATTGGCGgccaccagcagcagtggcGTTGGACTTTTGCCCACCACCGGATTGGACAGCATTGCCAATGGTGGTGCACCAACAGGCTGTGCCGTTGTGCCGGCCAGCACATCGCAGGTGATCGCCCACCTGAATGCAGCTGCCGCTGCGGCCAGCGGCATCGTGTCGCCCAGCGCCAATGTGGCCACTAGTCTCAGCAGCGCCCTAGTCCCGGCCCAATCGGTTGCCGCCGTTGCGGCCGCCTCCCTCGATGCCAAAAGTCAGCCGAAACGGCTGCACGTCTCCAACATACCGTTCCGCTTCCGGGATCCCGATCTGAGAGCCATGTTTGGGGTGAGTACGGATGTGGTggattgaatatattttatttttagtacCCTTTATGAAGAATCAGACCTAGAAAATCAGACCTTCAGgaaagaaatgaaatattgaaaaagtaAATAGAAACTGACTGTGTctctttaaataaaaatgtttacctCTTTCTATCGCGctcataaaattcaaattatacACGGTACGAAGATCTGCGTTAGACACTTCTTACAAACTTGACTATCCCTTTGAAAGCATTtcgaaaattaatatttattatttttctattCCCCAGCAATTTGGCACCATTCTGGACGTGGAAATCATCTTCAACGAACGCGGCAGCAAGGTAAGTTGCGCCAAACTTTCTATACTTTCTAGAAAGAAGCACGCCATCTCTTTCTCTGCAACTGTATCGCCTGCCTGCTCGCTCTCTGTGTACCTCTCTGTCTCGCTGGTGTCGCCATCTCTCTCTGCCGCCAATTGTGCGCGGCATTTTGCATCTAATTGTCGCACAATTCATTTGAATTATGCACTTTAAGAATTCCCAGATGAGGAGAGATGTCTTTGTCCGTCGCCATGGCAACCTTGTCGACTTGTCTTTTTTGcagcattattattatgcccGGACTGCAGCTGGAGCCAGGTGAAAATAATTGCATAGTTGCCATAGCACCAGGAATTGTGCATAATTCAGGAACGAAGCCCCCAACACCTTGAGATGCTCAAGGAGTTTTTGGCGAAAGAATGAGTGGAGAGCGTGGCAGGCAGGCGAGGGAAGTGGCGGAATGAGTAGTAGGTTGCAAAAGCAGGGCACGTGCATGTCGCAGTCGCCaatccaaaaatataaaaaaaaaacacccagCCCCAAAAATCCCAATCCAACAATCCCGACCCACTTCAAACCACCCCCGGAGTACAAAGATGTGCCAATGGCCCCTGTCCGAAAAGCATGTCCTTGGCCGCCTTGTTGATGTATTTGTAGCTTTAGCTTTAtctatttaaaatatacataatatatatatatatatacatttaaatatactACGACTTCAACAAAACCCGAAGAAGAGAGCTGACTTTGTTGTACcaaatcgtttaatttttttagttttttgaaaaTCGTAATCTATATACTCTATATGTTTCTTTAATTGCATGTTTGATTGCGAATGGCAGGGATTCGGTTTTGTAACATTCGCTAACAGCAACGATGCAGAACGAGCACGCGAACGTCTACACGGCACCGTGGTTGAGGGACGCAAAATCGAGGTGGGTGCATGCCATATCATATATACAACTTAccaaccaacacacacacaccacacacaactaatatatattatgtagAATGTATCACAGGAGTGGCGGAaagaaattgattttcaacTTTTAATCCTTGGGTGCCGAAGAGATATGGCTTTAAAAATCCACCATCCAACTAcccttttttatttatctgtTTTCATTTAATCCAAGGAATAGCGCACAGTGATTGATTCTTATTTGcctttcattaaaaattaattacgcATTTCTCATTTTCGCCTTCCCTTTTGATTAATGCTCACTGGGTGAGCCGCAAATAATTGGCATTTAAAATATGCTGAAAATGCGCAAAGTACGAAAAAGTACGTCTGTCCGTCGGTTGGTTAAACAAATTAACTGAGCCGCATAAAAGGCTGAAATGGAATGTTATTTCCCCAGCAAATGGCAACGGAAATCGCGCGAGTCTAATTAAGACCCAGTGTCCACAAATGGATGCCATACATGTATGCATTTTCATGTGTGTGCGGAgcaaccggaaacggaaatgatCGTCCGTCCGCTCACTGAAAGcgttcaaaaattaattttctcaGTCGAAACAAATGGAATTCAAAAAGTATTCAGTATTTATGTAAATACTCTTCTACAtaaatgttttctttgttACTTTTTATATGAGCTTAAACGGATAATAATCATTCGgttttttcataaaattacaataaatgAACTTTTAAAGGCCTTTCcgacacacacgcacacttcCACAAACACTTTCAACACTATTTGCAAAGATTTTCGTAATTGTTAACTAACACATAATTTATTTCTACATTTTCTATAcatgcgaaatttaaaaaaaaaaattatatatatatatactctgttcatatgtgtgtatatgatataataaaaaaaattttaaaaattcatcaccaaaccaacaacaacaactacaaccaCCACGCTCGCTGATctatcaaaaaattaaaacaaataaccaATTGTGAAGGTGAATAACGCCACTGCACGTGTACAAACCAAAAAAGTGACAGCAGTACCCAACGGTAAGTGACCCTAACACTCAACACACTCAAACTACACACCCACACATGTAATCGCACACATACCCACACCTATATATTCACATACATACCATACGTGGTAGCTAAGTTTAAGCCACATAATGAAACAAGTTCAAATGTTCGGCTAAGAAATGCAATTACGATgaaatgcaacagcagcaaaagctACGAAAATAGCAATAAAAGTCTGCTCAATTTAAGTGTGCATTGTTTTTGCTGCTATTGTTTAGTTTCCTAACATTCCTCAAGTTTTagtttcttttagttttttttgtgttttgttctCCGTtgttatattttgtttgtttttgggaACTTTTCACATCAACTTCTTTGGTGGccaaaaactgaaactaactGAAACTGAGAAATTGAGTTGCCAGCGAATGAATGTGTGTTTCCTAATGAAAATGTTAcaattttgtttcttttacGTTGGCAGCGCACGCTAGAAAAATGTTCCCCGGCTTTAAGAAATCCAAAATAAATGCCACTAATTTGTGGGGAAAAGCAAATTGAATACTTGTATAACCCCATCATGccatttgtatattttgtaatttaaaaataaaaaggggTTTTGCGGCTGTCTAACTAAAACGCACATTTAcaccaaaaataatatttaatacacaTAAGAATTAATGCGTATTTGTGGTTTCGACTAAGTTATGTTTTATGCGTCTGCTTTGACAATGTTAttattgatgatgatgatgataatgataatgattgACCAGCGttatttatatgattttcattttgttttctcTCAAACACCCCACACAGTTGTACTGACCAAAGATGGTGCCATACCGGCCCCAGCTCTAGGTGagccaaatccaaatccaaccCCCAAATATTtcccataaaaaaaaaagaaaagaaaaaaacaattgcaaaaaccaaaatgaaataatGAACGTATTTCGTAAACTTTTAGTTTTTGTAACTTGTGTGCCTGCTATGACACGAATGCTCGCTCCTTGCAGCTTCCGATCCCTTCCGCCCATCTATATAATCGTTTGATTTAAATGAGAGGTCCTCCGAAATGCCTTGGCATGTTGCACGTTAACTGTTGCTAACTGTGTATTGTACTCGCCCACCCTCAATTGGCTgaatgaaatcaaaatttaaactCGCCCCAAAACAAAATAGTTTAATAGTTTAACTTGTAATCTGTCCTAGCATGCTGAAtaaagctaaataaataattttaggGTCAAGCGAAAATTACAAGTGAGCTTATAGCCactaataatatatatgaatatgaaatgtgtAAACAAATTGTAATGAGAACAAGGAGTTCCCTTTATCTTATCTCAGCAAGAGTATCATATTCTTTTCATAGAAACGGAGTTTATATCTCTCTAAAAACTCCCTAAATTCTATTAATTTTTGCCTACCCTGATCCTTACTAATTCGGATTTCTtagctatatattttttttaatgctccTCTCCGACTTGATATTCCTCTAaattcgaaaatcaaaaacatcTATCTTAAAGTTCACTCAGCTAGAAGTTCTTAGGTTTTTCTTGTGCCATTTGCAGTTAAGCGCAGTTCAAATGGAAGTTGTAAGTCCcacacagtttttttttattattgcagAAATAGCTATAAAAGAAAGAGATGAGAAGAGCAAGAAAATAAGTTGAAACCGAGAAAAGTTTTCCATGCaatgtataataaataatactgCTGATTAAATCGTCTTCTCTCTGTTTGCCATTAAAAAGTATTCACAGCGCAAAATCTATACTTTGGGTACGCTCAATACGATAAGCCGCTTACAAACCgagcaaaccaaaccaaactgAACCGAAACCCAAGGCATCAGATTGAAAAGGATgcgatgggatgggatgggatggaaAACCGAGGAGTTCTTTGGCAAAGCGGCTCACGACGATAGCAGCTTTTCTCCAGCTCCATCTCCGTCTCCAGCTGACGCTCCTTTTCCCCGGTGGTCGGTTatcctgctgctgatgcaaAATGCTTTTGTATTGCCAACAAAACTTAGACTCGGACACAAAAAAGGCCAATATGGCTGGAGCCGAGAAGCAGGATTGCCATCCCAGCCTGACAGCTCCCATTTGGCCCCGTTGTCCTTGGCCATGTGCACGTGCACCTAATGCGCTTCATTTGCGTTGCACTAAATGCTGCTAGAGACCAAGAACTTTACCGGCTGTCGCAGGACATCTCTTCCTATAGTGTACACTACAAAAAGGGACACACTTTGCTGTAATAGAAGTGACCATTAAACCAATATTTAGGCAGCATTAGAAATGAACATTGAAAATGATGATGCAAACATCTTTCGTTCAGTGCAGTTAGAAGAAAGAATCGAAGGGACAGTAGAGCACCATTTACTCTAGGTCCTGGCAGTCACTTTATCACGTTTCGAACTGGCTTCTTTTGCATGGCAAATCGCTTGCTGCATTATTACCCAGCTGGAGGACGCCTCACGTCGTTGTCCTGCTCGTTAGGCGGCAGTCGGGGATTCAGCagagccagtcagtcagtcagtcagtcagtcagccattcagtcagtcagtcagtaaGTGAAGCGGTAGTCGggataattgcaaataaaccACAAAGTTGCAAACATGTGGTGCTGGCTCACCCTGCTGGCAAAAACAAGCCCGCTCGAACCGACACTCGCACACGCCCATaaattgagcaaaaaaaaagttaagttTTCTGGTTATCCTGGAGGCGGAGTGGCACCCTGATGGGGTGGCAAGAACATTTTATCCAAGCCCCGTGTTTTGTTATGTCTTATATGCAAATGTGCACCCCACTCGCTTACTTTGTGCATTTGCAAGAAAATTTACTCCGTATAGGTTGATTTTCCCGCACAATTTTCCCCTCTGACTTCTGCCTCATCATCTTGCCATTTTAACTTGGtgtgtttctttttctttagttttttttttttttttcttgcgtTGATCCTTTGACAAGTTAAACTTAATGCGCCCTGTCTTCTTTGCCATGGCTGGTGTCTttctgtctgtctgtttgtCTGACATGTCTCTTACTGCATTTTTCGATGGTTTTTCTGggtatttattttgccattttccaagGCAATTGCAGACTCCTGTGAATTTCCATGTCACAAAGAGCAGAGCTCATTGTGTAAGCATTCGATCGCTGGAAGGAAGCAATCATGGCATGCTTATTTGTCATTTTGTTAAGCAATTCTGTAGTATTTGCCATGAATGTAAGGCTTAAATTTACAGAGAGAGAAATGCTTTTGAATTTATAGTGTAAtccatttatttttcgtttaatATACTGCTCAATTTCCCGACTAAACTGTCCTCTGTACTAAAGCTCTTTCCACTTAAAGTTTGTTGCGCTAAACTATGAAATATCATCTGCATAAAACCCTTTTTCTCTATgtggaaattttaaatttacatatgtacgtatgcaAATACCCCTGTTCCCAATGAGAGAAAACACAAGGATGCTGCATGCAACAGCAAACAATGAAAACACAATGCTACAAATCAATTAGAATTCTACAGTATTTAACCAATTACCATAAGcactaaaaaagaaaatcaatataGTATCTGTTATGGAGCTGCCTGTTTTTTATGTGCCTAAGACATGTATccaaacaatatttattataggCAACCcagtaaaaaagtaaaatgctagaaaaaaaaatcctatttaaatgcgaaactaatgaaaatattttcttttgcctttTCCATGCGAacaatcaaatatatatatatatatatatgcaaaaatatataaatctcTCGCCGGACGACACACAGTTTGCGTACAATGGCCAGAAGGTAAGCGTTTTGTTCACATTTTTCCCTTTAATGTTTTACTGCTACTATTACGTATTTATTGCCTGCCGTACTTTCGTTGTAAATTCTTAAATAATGATATACACAATTAAACATCATGCCCAACACCGAGAAGCAATAAGTTATCATAAATGTACAATAATTGACCAGTTTTCGTTTCtgtaaacatacatatataacaacATGTATTGTTAAGAGTTTTATCAACGAATTTTTTAGCTCGTAAGCCGAAAGACCAAAAGCAATGAACAAATATTTAGGCAGGGCATCAAATGTTGATATTGTTATGGCTATTGATATAAAGGCCCATGTGTAGGTCATCGTCGGGAGGATTAAAGTGTCCAGAGTTCACCAAAATGAAACCATTTTTGCGATTGCATTTGTTCGTTATTCTTAGTTTTATTTGGTTGCAATCTGCCAATATGTTTGGacaaagtatatatttttacgaGCATTTACTTTCGTTTAATAGATACATGTAACGCAACTTATTTTTTTGGTAGGTCCTGACGGAAATTTCGTTAATCTATATAAACTATGCATACAAactatatatgaatataatgCTGCAACTTATTTGATAATCGTTTGTAACAGTTAaactctattttttttttctgtttataatttatttatgttttatctGCATATAACCAAAGTTCAAACAAAGTGGAAAATACCAAGCAAGCTAAAATTACCAAAccgaaattaaattgaattttaaaacataaaaagcCACATTAACACCCGCTCGAAAATCCCGTTTTTTAAAGCTGGCCCGACCGTCAATTTCTTTCTAGTCctgattttaaattaataatcgATAATGACGAATAATGCTGATGACAATGACTGAGATCATTATACTGATGGTTATGAATTTAGCATATTGCGGCTGTGTTGTCTTATGCATACTACCtactatatatactttatatatcaATTTATATGCCAACTACTTTATCTACATATCCTTTTCTTAACCAGTTTCGTTGTATGTGCGTTCCATTATGATtctgattatgattatgaatttgtatttgaatttgaatttgactttGATTATTGTGTACATCTCTGTTGTCCTGATTTACATTATTGTTATTACACGTTTTACGTTTGGTCTGGTATTCCTTTGGTCTGAACATGTCTGAAATGCTCCTTAGCGTATACTATTTATACTCGTACTCGTAACTGTAACTGGTAACTCTCGTCGCGCGCCAAGATTCAATCAAAGTCTAACTTAGCACTAGAACTAAGccgaaatgcgaaaaaaaaactgcaactacaaaaacaacagcaacctCATCATGCATCCCTCGAATATGTATATACTCTATGTTAaaaacccccaaaaaaaaaaagaagaaatgaAGAGAGAAACCCCCACGCACACTCCTAACACTTGCATTCTAAGTTCATTTTAATGGTGACCACAGAGTTGAAACAAAACTATAAACCCAACTTATCTGAAACCTATATGACAAATCCAAGGTTACCGCCTGCCGGTCGCCGCCTGGCCGTTCCTGGGCGCCCCCGTTGGCGCCGGAGCCCCCACCCTCACCCACCTTCAGCTGCCCGTCTCCATGCAGATGGCGCAAGCGCCGTCAGCGGTCGCGGGCGGTACAGCGGCGACATCGCCGgcaacggcagcagcggcCGCCGCACATGCTGCGGCTGCAGCGGCGGCCACGCCCATAATGCTcgcgccacgcccaccgcacACCGCTGTCCAAGCAGCGACGCCCACAGCAGCAACGCCACGGCGGAGGTACGACGAACAAAAGTGTTCCAAAAAGGATCCTGATCTCAGGGTCCTTGGTGAAATCGGGCGTCTAAAAGCAGAATTCAAAAAGGATATCAAGAAAATTGTTTGCTACGTTTATAGGCAAGCTATTTAAAAgaataaaacgaaaattatttaagaTTGTTCAAAAAAGTATTGAAAATATAGCACTAGTAAAATCATTAAATGATTAAGAAATATGAACATATGAAATATGACTTTTGAACAGATAAATGTTTTGAaaccaaagtaattatgatttttaagaactttatttattacagtcactttttagtttataaaaaaaaagaatttttttgttatacaattttctaaatttatacCAGTACCCGTATAGCGGTAATTCAAATTAAGCCAGCTTATAAGCGTAGCAATCGATTAACcgataaatgtattaaaaacaacactgcaacaacaactagaACCAGAACCAAGATCACCAACTCTTTAGCTATGAGAATCTTTGTACAATAATACAGTATAAATGTTTGTTGTCTTGTTACTTTGGTTTACGCATTTGGGTATGATTATTTGACTATCGATATATTCCATAAATATTGCATAACTTTTTGCCGTCCTTGAGATTGCATTGTTCCAAATGTCTAGGCACACATACTTACACCAACCACACTCGATCGAAAGCAGTATatttcaaacaaatcaaactaGTGGCAACCACCTGAAACTGTAACCGTAACTAGCTGTTAAGAATGGCAAGGTCTTAGCTTTAACCATAGTCTCTAAATTGTATATCGTAACTATCGAATATATCGTAATGTTTATCGGTAGCGAACATTTTGCCGCAGCAAGCATTTTCCGTAAGGCCTTTCTCTTAGAGCATCACTATCTAGTAACCATACTCTCGTACTCATTTATTTCTATATCTATCTATTCCAACTATTCCCCAATCTTTTATGCTCCTgttcgttttggttttttacACCTTTAAAGTTTGCACGATTTGCGATTTTTATGTTTGTCCTTTTGACTTGGCTTTGAACAATTGAAGAGAACACGTATTCAGTTTGCCAATTAAAAGCAGAAATCgaatggaatttaaaaaaaaaaaaatgttctttaTGCATGCCACCTAGACCGCTTCCaaaaaaaatctatttaattCCCTTGATTATTTCGTTGCCAGAGCGTTTAGTTTGCATAGCCACGAAAATTAGCAAAACATTTCAGAAAAACGTTTCAGCTCAAATTCAATGAACATTTTCAATGATGATATTCTTTGCCACACTCGCACACGGTTTAAGTTTTTGGCCaataatttgcatacaaatatggcaaatcgaatttttaattgcattttcaatttgtgccGAATGTTGCCAAACGCAGTGCGAACACTCCGATTCAAAGtccaaaaataatttcataaattccaATTATGATTTGTGCACTGATTTTCACAGCCAATGTCACATTGCTACGGATACCTGCGGCCGATCATAATGAGCAGGTTTTCTGgttaaattgttaattatGAGGCTTCcacatgcacatacatatgtggcAACTattataaattgagtgataaAACCGCATGGGATTTAAAAAAAGGACAACATTTAAACGGCGGCTTTTGTGGTCCGATTGCGAATGAAATGCGA is from Drosophila melanogaster chromosome 3L and encodes:
- the Rbfox1 gene encoding RNA-binding Fox protein 1, isoform N, giving the protein MYYPHMVQAGVAPFPGAPAGYAAAPNPGAAVVAAAAAAQQQQQQQQQQQQQQQQAQQQQQQQVAGGPPSAADSLSMAVAAAAAKQSADPVTQMKSGSEAAGSGNSNNNNTAGAGTGAPGAAGGLTTEYSSGGCGGGGASTANSVVVATSVSDVVNASLYMQQKSTVLIANEAAESQQSSAMQNAGGGGNTGGGGGGGGGGTPSSPLSNSPSSATASQAGGCGLTLNGSATEGSMSGDTSPVASGEPLLQTPPAHQQQQQQQQPLLCSSPTSMQSSGTSVTGSSIASGTLAATSSSGVGLLPTTGLDSIANGGAPTGCAVVPASTSQVIAHLNAAAAAASGIVSPSANVATSLSSALVPAQSVAAVAAASLDAKSQPKRLHVSNIPFRFRDPDLRAMFGQFGTILDVEIIFNERGSKGFGFVTFANSNDAERARERLHGTVVEGRKIEVNNATARVQTKKVTAVPNVCVQWPEGYRLPVAAWPFLGAPVGAGAPTLTHLQLPVSMQMAQAPSAVAGGTAATSPATAAAAAAHAAAAAAATPIMLAPRPPHTAVQAATPTAATPRRSVYYDPFLAAAASADPNLRFQCRNLTPKPEEIRQSIEHFCKTLCKLNNFY
- the Rbfox1 gene encoding RNA-binding Fox protein 1, isoform M, whose amino-acid sequence is MYYPSTVLIANEAAESQQSSAMQNAGGGGNTGGGGGGGGGGTPSSPLSNSPSSATASQAGGCGLTLNGSATEGSMSGDTSPVASGEPLLQTPPAHQQQQQQQQPLLCSSPTSMQSSGTSVTGSSIASGTLAATSSSGVGLLPTTGLDSIANGGAPTGCAVVPASTSQVIAHLNAAAAAASGIVSPSANVATSLSSALVPAQSVAAVAAASLDAKSQPKRLHVSNIPFRFRDPDLRAMFGQFGTILDVEIIFNERGSKGFGFVTFANSNDAERARERLHGTVVEGRKIEVNNATARVQTKKVTAVPNVVLTKDGAIPAPALVCVQWPEGYRLPVAAWPFLGAPVGAGAPTLTHLQLPVSMQMAQAPSAVAGGTAATSPATAAAAAAHAAAAAAATPIMLAPRPPHTAVQAATPTAATPRRSVYYDPFLAAAASADPNLRFQAAKPVTEVPAAQPAAILNATAPLLKTPLSQAQQQAYATAATTYTAVAARAAYGAAAAAAAQPALAGYATVAGYAREYADPYLGHGIGPVPGYGATMYRGGFNRFTPY